CGGGTTCGCATCGTTGTCGATCGTGCGGACGGTCAGCGTGCCGGCTCGTTCGGCCGCGATCTTGGCCAGCACCGGCGCGATCATGTGGCACGGCGGGCACCACTGCGCCCAGAAGTCGACCAGCACCGGTTCCGGTCGGGCCAGCACCTGGTCGGCGAAATTCTCGTCGGTGACGGAACGCACCAGTTCGGTCTCGGTGATCATGACGATGGCCTTTCTCGGTCCACATTCAGGTCCAGGGGGGCGCGGCAGCCGACGATGGCGCGGGCGGCCGCGGCGGCCTGCCGGGTGAGCAGGGCGGCCCGGATCGCCTGCAGTCGTTCGATCTGCGCGTCGACCTCGGCCAATTTGTGGGAGTACATCTCGAAGGAATCGGCGCACGAGTCGGACGCGTCGTGGCCCGCCCGCAGGCACTCGACGAACGGCCGGGTCTCCTCCAGGCTCAACCCCTCGGCCTGCAGCGAACGGATCTCCACCACCACCCGTACGTCGCGCTCGTCGTACTCGCGGTACCCGTTGGCCGACCGATCGGCATCCAACAGCCCCTGCGACTCGTAGAAGCGCAGGGCCCGGGTCGTCGTGCCGGCCCGCCGGGCCGCTTCCCCGATCCTCATGGCCCGATCCTCATGGCCCGATCCTCAGGACGCGCATCCTCATGACCCCGACGGTAGACATTGACGCCCGGGTCAAGGCAAGCCGGCGGGCTGCCCGTCTTCATCGAACCTGAACAGTTCCCGGACCGTCGCTGCAAACCCGGCGCCCAAGGTCACTGGTGTTGATACCGATCCGGGCGCGAGTCCGGCCGTTCAAGGAGGACGACGATGGCGAAGAAGGCGATCTGGAGCGTGCTGGCGGGAGGCGTCGCGGCCACCGCGATGGCCGCGACGGTGGCCCTGGCCGGTCCCGCGGCCGCGCAACCGGTCACCGGCCAGGCGGTCTCGGCCACCCAGGCGGCCACCGGCACCGACAAGCCCAAATACTGCGACCGGATCGACAAGGCCCTGCAACGCCGGCAGAAGCTGCAGACCCTCCTCGACGGCGACGCGAACACCCGGGGCTCGGTCGCCTGGCTGCAGGCCAAATCGCAGGCGCTGGCCACCAGCAACCCCGAGCTGTCCAAGCTCCTGGCCGACGCGGCCGCCCTGCGCTCACAGGTCAAGGACCCGGCGGCCACGATCGTCGCGGACCTGCAGGCCGTCCAGCAGGCGCATTGCAGTTAGGACGTGTCTGCTGGCCGCATCGGCCGGGACCGGTCAAGGTTGACCCATGGCCGCACATGACGACGCCGGTGCCGATCGGGGTGCTGATCGGGGGCTAGTCGTGGTGGTGGAGGACGAGTCGGTCATCGCCGACGTCATCCGCCGCTACCTGACCGCCGCCGGCTTCGGCGTCCGGTGGTGCCGCACGGGCCAAGAGGGGTTGGCCGCCGTCCGGACCGACCGGCCCACCGCCGTGGTGCTCGACATCGGGCTGCCGGACATGGACGGGCTGGACCTGTGCCGGCGGCTGCGCGAGGCCGGCGATTGGACCCCGGTGTTGTTCGTCACCGCCCGCGACGAGGACGTCGATCGCATCCTGGGTCTGGAACTGGGCGGCGACGATTACCTGGTCAAACCGTTCAACCCGCGCGAACTGGTCGCCCGCTTGCGGGCGGTGCTGCGCCGGACCGGCGGCCCGGCGGCGGCCGGGGGGACCACCCTGCAGGTGGGCCGGGTGCGGATCGATCCCGGCCGGCGCCGGGTCTGGGTCGAACCGGGACCGGGGGAGCCCGCACCCCGTCCGGTCGACCTGACGGCGACCGAGTTCGACCTGCTGGTGCACCTGGCCCGGCATCCGGGCCGGGTGTTCGAGCGGGCCGGGCTGCTCAGCTCGGTGTGGGGGTACGCGAGTGCCGCCGGGGCCCGCACCGTGGACGTCCACGTCGCCGCGTTGCGCGCCAAACTGGGGACGGCCAGCCCCATCCGGACCGTCCGGGGAGTCGGCTACTCGGCCGAGGACCGGCCCGAAGCCGTCTCGCCGCGGTGAGCGGCGCGGGCGGGCGGGCCCGCACGTCCCTGGCCGTCCGGGTCACCCTGCTGGTGATCGCCGTCGCGGTGCTGGTCGCCGCGGTGGCCGCGGTGGCCGGGGTGCTGCTGGTGCGCCGCA
This genomic window from Nakamurella multipartita DSM 44233 contains:
- the trxA gene encoding thioredoxin — protein: MITETELVRSVTDENFADQVLARPEPVLVDFWAQWCPPCHMIAPVLAKIAAERAGTLTVRTIDNDANPVTGARFRVMSLPTLILFVAGEPVATFVGAQPKARLLARIDDALR
- a CDS encoding MerR family transcriptional regulator, which codes for MRIGEAARRAGTTTRALRFYESQGLLDADRSANGYREYDERDVRVVVEIRSLQAEGLSLEETRPFVECLRAGHDASDSCADSFEMYSHKLAEVDAQIERLQAIRAALLTRQAAAAARAIVGCRAPLDLNVDRERPSS
- a CDS encoding response regulator transcription factor, with translation MAAHDDAGADRGADRGLVVVVEDESVIADVIRRYLTAAGFGVRWCRTGQEGLAAVRTDRPTAVVLDIGLPDMDGLDLCRRLREAGDWTPVLFVTARDEDVDRILGLELGGDDYLVKPFNPRELVARLRAVLRRTGGPAAAGGTTLQVGRVRIDPGRRRVWVEPGPGEPAPRPVDLTATEFDLLVHLARHPGRVFERAGLLSSVWGYASAAGARTVDVHVAALRAKLGTASPIRTVRGVGYSAEDRPEAVSPR